From the genome of Salmo trutta unplaced genomic scaffold, fSalTru1.1, whole genome shotgun sequence, one region includes:
- the LOC115181704 gene encoding proline-rich protein HaeIII subfamily 1-like gives MGINTECVQDTPGPLPRTHQAPSPGPLPRTQAPPQAPSQAPSPGPLPRAPPQPDPSQAPSPGHTRPPPQAPSPGHTRPPPQDTPGPLPRTHQAPSPGPLPRTHQAPSPGHTRPPPQDTPGPLPRTHQAPSPGPLPRTHQAGHTRPSPQDTPGPLPRPPPQDTPGPLPRPPPQDTPGPLPRTHQAPSQGHTRPPPQDTPGPLPRTHQVPSPGHTRPPPQDTPGPLPRTHQVPSPCSDITGSTHR, from the coding sequence GAGTGTGTACAGGACACACCAGGCCCCCTCCCCAGGACACACCAGGCCCCCTCCCCAGGTCCCCTCCCCCGGACACAGGCCCCTCCCCAGGCCCCCTCCCAGGCCCCCTCCCCAGGCCCCCTCCCCAGGGCCCCCCCCCAACCGGACCCATCCCAGGCCCCCTCCCCAGGACACACCAGGCCCCCTCCCCAGGCCCCCTCCCCAGGACACACCAGGCCCCCTCCCCAGGACACACCAGGCCCCCTCCCCAGGACACACCAGGCCCCCTCCCCAGGTCCCCTCCCCAGGACACACCAGGCCCCCTCCCCAGGACACACCAGGCCCCCTCCCCAGGACACACCAGGTCCCCTCCCCAGGACACACCAGGCCCCCTCCCCAGGCCCCCTCCCCAGGACACACCAGGCAGGACACACCAGGCCCTCTCCCCAGGACACACCAGGCCCCCTCCCCAGGCCCCCTCCCCAGGACACACCAGGCCCCCTCCCCAGGCCCCCTCCCCAGGACACACCAGGCCCCCTCCCCAGGACACACCAGGCCCCCTCCCAAGGACACACCAGGCCCCCTCCCCAGGACACACCAGGCCCCCTCCCCAGGACACACCAGGTCCCCTCCCCAGGACATACCAGGCCCCCTCCCCAGGACACACCAGGTCCCCTCCCCAGGACACACCAGGTCCCCTCCCCGTGTTCTGATATCACCGGATCAACACACAGATAA